From Jeotgalibaca dankookensis, one genomic window encodes:
- the uvrA gene encoding excinuclease ABC subunit UvrA: MAKDQIIVRGARSHNLKNIDIKIPRDELVVVTGLSGSGKSSLAFDTLYAEGQRRYVESLSAYARQFLGQMEKADVDSIDGLSPAIAIDQKATNNNPRSTVGTVTEINDFLRLLYARIGQPICPNDGTEISSQSPEQIVNSILDLPEGTRLQIMAPVINGKKGQHKKTFESIKKQGYVRVQVDGEIYDISEVPELNKNISHTISVVMDRIIVKSGVRSRLYDSVEAALRLAEGYVVVDIIDGGEMRFSEHYACPVCGFSIGEVEPRLFSFNAPYGACPECDGLGNKLEVDLDLVIPDRSLTISEGAVAPWNPISSNYYPEMLRQFCEAFDIAMDVPFDDLPKEHQDLVLYGSNGKKFNFFHKNDFGVVRDVMIPFEGVVPNINRRYHDSNSEYTRKTMREYLTELPCQQCHGARLNREALSVKVAGLNIAQVTNYSIDSAIHFFEDLTLAGSDQEIAIPILREIQSRLSFLHNVGLKYLTLNRVAGSLSGGEAQRIRLATQIGSNLSGVLYILDEPSIGLHQRDNNLLIDSMKKMRDLGNTLIVVEHDEETMLQADYLIDIGPGAGEEGGQIVAAGKPKDVMKNKKSITGQYLSGKTYIKLPEARRTEDRGAILIEGAEENNLKNIDVSFPIGRFIAVTGVSGSGKSSLVNRILKPALSRELTRTKDKPGRFKQISGYQDLEKVISIDQSPIGRTPRSNPATYTSVFDDIRDLFASTNEAKIRGYAKGRFSFNLKGGRCESCKGDGILKIEMHFLPDIYVPCEVCHGQRYNSETLEVKYKGKNIAEVLNMTIAEALVFFDAVPKIKRKLQTISDVGLAYITLGQPATTLSGGEAQRMKLASELQRVSTGKTLYILDEPTTGLHTHDIAKLLEVLQRLVDAGNTVLVIEHNLDVIKTADYIIDIGPEGGTGGGMVIATGTPEEVAKVEASYTGQYLEKILTRDRARTEKK, encoded by the coding sequence ATGGCAAAAGACCAAATAATCGTGCGCGGCGCACGCTCACATAATTTAAAAAACATTGATATTAAGATACCACGTGATGAATTAGTAGTCGTAACGGGCTTATCGGGATCCGGGAAAAGTTCCCTCGCCTTTGATACCTTGTATGCAGAAGGTCAAAGACGTTATGTTGAAAGTTTATCCGCGTATGCTCGTCAGTTTCTAGGCCAAATGGAAAAAGCAGATGTTGATAGTATTGACGGATTGAGTCCTGCAATTGCCATTGACCAAAAAGCAACAAATAATAATCCGCGTTCAACTGTGGGGACCGTAACAGAAATAAATGATTTTTTAAGATTGTTGTATGCTCGAATTGGTCAGCCCATTTGTCCGAATGACGGCACCGAAATCAGTAGTCAATCCCCTGAGCAAATTGTTAATAGTATTCTCGACTTACCTGAAGGAACCCGATTACAGATTATGGCGCCTGTTATCAACGGTAAAAAAGGTCAACACAAAAAGACCTTTGAATCCATTAAGAAACAAGGTTACGTGCGTGTTCAGGTGGATGGTGAAATTTATGATATTTCTGAAGTACCCGAATTAAATAAAAATATTTCTCATACTATATCTGTTGTTATGGATCGAATTATTGTAAAATCTGGTGTTCGATCACGCTTGTACGACTCGGTTGAAGCAGCTTTAAGGCTAGCCGAAGGGTACGTTGTCGTTGATATCATTGATGGAGGAGAAATGCGTTTTAGCGAACACTATGCGTGTCCAGTCTGTGGCTTTAGTATTGGTGAAGTTGAACCGCGTTTGTTTTCATTTAATGCTCCTTATGGCGCTTGTCCAGAGTGCGATGGCCTAGGAAATAAACTGGAAGTCGATCTTGACCTGGTTATTCCCGATCGCAGTCTCACTATATCTGAAGGGGCGGTTGCACCTTGGAATCCAATTAGTTCCAACTACTATCCTGAAATGTTACGACAGTTCTGTGAAGCCTTCGATATTGCAATGGATGTTCCTTTTGATGATTTACCAAAAGAGCATCAAGATTTAGTTTTATATGGATCAAATGGCAAGAAGTTTAATTTCTTCCACAAGAATGACTTTGGTGTGGTAAGAGATGTGATGATCCCATTCGAAGGTGTTGTTCCTAATATTAATCGACGTTACCATGACTCCAACAGTGAATATACACGAAAAACCATGCGTGAGTATTTAACTGAGCTACCTTGTCAACAATGTCACGGGGCCCGTCTAAATCGAGAAGCCTTATCTGTAAAAGTAGCTGGGCTCAATATCGCTCAAGTCACTAATTATTCAATTGATTCCGCCATTCATTTTTTTGAAGACTTAACATTAGCTGGTTCTGATCAAGAAATTGCCATACCCATTTTACGCGAAATCCAATCACGACTCTCTTTTTTACATAATGTTGGATTAAAATATTTAACTTTGAATCGAGTGGCAGGCAGCTTGTCGGGTGGAGAAGCGCAACGTATTCGCCTAGCAACCCAAATTGGTTCAAACTTATCAGGAGTTTTGTATATTTTAGATGAACCCTCTATCGGACTTCACCAAAGAGATAATAATTTATTAATTGACTCCATGAAAAAAATGCGTGATTTAGGCAATACCTTAATTGTCGTCGAACATGACGAAGAAACTATGCTTCAAGCAGATTACCTAATTGATATTGGCCCGGGTGCGGGTGAAGAGGGCGGACAGATTGTCGCTGCGGGCAAACCGAAAGACGTTATGAAAAATAAAAAATCCATTACAGGCCAGTATTTATCAGGAAAAACTTATATTAAGCTTCCTGAAGCGAGACGTACAGAAGATCGTGGCGCCATTTTAATCGAAGGTGCAGAAGAAAATAACTTAAAAAACATTGATGTTTCTTTTCCAATTGGACGTTTTATTGCTGTTACCGGCGTTTCAGGTTCAGGAAAAAGTTCCTTAGTCAATCGTATTTTAAAACCAGCCTTATCCAGAGAATTAACGCGAACAAAAGATAAACCGGGTAGATTCAAACAAATTTCTGGCTACCAAGATTTGGAAAAAGTCATTAGTATCGATCAAAGTCCTATTGGACGAACACCACGTAGTAATCCAGCCACTTACACGAGTGTCTTTGATGATATTAGAGACTTATTTGCCAGTACCAATGAAGCAAAAATTCGGGGTTATGCGAAAGGACGTTTTAGTTTTAACTTAAAAGGTGGACGCTGTGAGTCATGTAAGGGAGACGGCATTTTAAAAATTGAAATGCACTTTTTACCTGATATCTATGTCCCATGTGAAGTCTGCCACGGTCAGCGCTATAATTCAGAAACGCTTGAAGTAAAGTATAAAGGTAAGAACATTGCCGAAGTATTAAATATGACAATTGCAGAAGCGCTCGTCTTTTTCGATGCTGTTCCAAAAATTAAACGAAAACTTCAAACGATATCAGATGTTGGATTAGCTTATATTACACTTGGCCAACCGGCAACTACTTTATCCGGTGGAGAAGCACAACGCATGAAGCTGGCGAGTGAATTACAACGTGTTTCAACCGGTAAAACCTTATATATTTTAGACGAACCGACAACTGGTTTACACACCCATGACATTGCCAAATTACTAGAAGTTCTACAACGATTAGTCGATGCTGGAAATACTGTCTTAGTTATTGAGCATAATTTAGATGTTATTAAGACAGCTGATTATATTATCGACATTGGTCCTGAAGGAGGAACGGGTGGGGGAATGGTTATCGCAACTGGAACCCCTGAAGAAGTTGCTAAGGTTGAAGCGAGTTACACCGGTCAATATTTAGAGAAAATACTGACTAGAGACCGCGCCCGAACTGAAAAAAAGTGA
- a CDS encoding ArsR/SmtB family transcription factor, with protein MTKQLDTQLSNQTVQMFKILGDQTRFRILYLLETKEWPVNAIAQELKMEQSAVSHQLRKLKEAKLVKSRREGKNILYSQADAHVYDLLHLALEHAQHTQN; from the coding sequence ATGACCAAGCAACTGGATACCCAACTAAGCAACCAGACGGTTCAAATGTTCAAAATATTAGGCGATCAAACACGTTTTCGTATTCTTTACTTATTAGAAACGAAAGAATGGCCTGTCAATGCCATTGCTCAAGAACTGAAAATGGAGCAATCTGCTGTTTCTCATCAATTACGTAAGTTAAAAGAGGCAAAATTAGTAAAAAGCCGGCGTGAAGGTAAAAATATTCTTTATAGCCAAGCAGATGCACATGTTTACGATTTATTGCATCTGGCTCTTGAACATGCCCAACATACGCAAAACTAA
- the phoU gene encoding phosphate signaling complex protein PhoU, which produces MRRIYDDELKTMHAQFTKMGLMVNQNILRAVESFINHDKDDAKKAKESDHAINNIEVEIEEMCFRLIALQQPVSSDLRSIITVMKASSDLERMGDHAVSIARSVIRAREQRSKRIPLVEEKIAQQANIVKRMVEEVMDAYVKVEAEEAYRIAKIDDEVDDLFSKINELCLKEMIQDPDVIQGGTDYIAVSRNLERMGDYVTNICERIVYLKTGVLAELN; this is translated from the coding sequence ATGAGAAGAATCTATGATGACGAGCTAAAAACAATGCATGCACAGTTTACAAAAATGGGTTTAATGGTCAATCAAAATATTCTAAGAGCAGTGGAATCTTTTATAAACCATGATAAAGATGATGCAAAAAAAGCTAAAGAAAGTGATCATGCGATTAATAATATTGAAGTTGAGATTGAGGAAATGTGTTTTAGACTCATTGCTTTGCAGCAACCTGTATCAAGCGATTTACGTTCAATCATTACGGTGATGAAAGCAAGTTCTGACCTTGAAAGAATGGGCGATCACGCCGTTAGCATAGCGAGATCGGTTATCCGAGCAAGAGAGCAACGTAGTAAAAGAATCCCGCTTGTAGAAGAAAAAATCGCACAGCAAGCAAATATAGTGAAACGAATGGTAGAAGAAGTGATGGATGCCTATGTCAAAGTGGAGGCAGAAGAAGCTTATCGGATTGCTAAGATAGATGACGAGGTTGACGATTTATTTTCAAAAATAAACGAACTTTGTCTAAAAGAAATGATACAAGATCCGGATGTTATTCAAGGAGGAACCGACTACATTGCTGTTTCAAGAAACTTGGAACGAATGGGTGATTATGTAACCAACATCTGTGAACGCATTGTTTACTTGAAAACAGGCGTACTTGCAGAGCTAAACTAA
- the liaX gene encoding daptomycin-sensing surface protein LiaX — MNERERILALVREGVISTEEAIELLENVAKNQSQEAEQKHAATDFVENQSAKEQETTENQDEIDKKDKANFEKILESLASEISHFSSQVDGKTEVLQTLRREITKKAERRQEITTQEELESLTPELEMEALRLDEELVGLRSQEKALREEKRAMDEQMRTLKKEQIEKNVKAFGEKFGNKEEWKVTANDLGGKLNKIGSQFGRFISKTVDTVSDNIEWKEFDFNFNVPGIVTSKFQHELNFENTSATILDFQLANGNVTLKKWDRADIKVAADVKIYAKFEEETPLAAFEARSTIQIDSDTFTFRVPNKRVRCDIIVWLPEREYDYMALKLLNGNVSVTDFKGKDIYLKSTNGNMTFNNVKATMLELDGVNGQITITDSQLVDLIAKLVNGEMTISSQITSSALSLVNGPIRLTYKTGTIKRIEASSVNGAIKLALPADKSVELEAHSSFGSIKNRMQEVEVLKETTEKTSKVLQFRRLVDNEPVMVELKTTNGSILLKDTDI; from the coding sequence ATGAACGAAAGAGAACGTATTTTGGCGCTAGTAAGAGAAGGTGTTATTTCGACAGAGGAAGCAATTGAGCTTTTGGAAAATGTTGCAAAAAACCAAAGTCAAGAAGCAGAACAAAAGCATGCAGCAACAGATTTCGTGGAAAATCAATCTGCTAAAGAACAGGAAACAACTGAAAATCAAGATGAGATCGACAAAAAGGATAAAGCGAATTTCGAAAAAATTCTTGAGTCTTTAGCAAGTGAAATTTCACACTTTTCTTCTCAAGTAGATGGAAAAACGGAAGTGTTACAAACGCTACGCAGAGAAATCACAAAAAAAGCAGAACGTCGTCAAGAAATTACTACCCAAGAAGAACTAGAAAGTCTCACACCCGAACTGGAGATGGAAGCACTCCGTTTGGATGAAGAATTAGTAGGTCTTCGTTCACAAGAAAAAGCTTTACGAGAAGAAAAAAGAGCTATGGATGAACAAATGCGGACACTAAAGAAAGAGCAAATCGAAAAAAATGTAAAAGCATTTGGTGAAAAATTTGGTAATAAAGAAGAATGGAAAGTAACAGCCAATGACTTAGGTGGAAAATTAAATAAAATCGGTTCTCAGTTCGGCCGTTTCATATCCAAAACCGTTGATACGGTGAGTGATAATATTGAATGGAAAGAATTTGATTTCAATTTTAATGTTCCTGGTATTGTAACAAGTAAATTCCAACATGAACTTAATTTTGAAAATACGAGTGCAACTATTCTTGACTTCCAACTCGCTAATGGAAACGTGACCTTAAAGAAATGGGATCGCGCTGATATTAAGGTAGCTGCTGATGTTAAGATTTATGCCAAGTTTGAAGAAGAAACACCACTCGCAGCTTTTGAAGCGCGTAGTACGATTCAGATTGATTCAGATACCTTTACTTTCCGTGTCCCTAATAAACGCGTGCGCTGTGATATAATCGTTTGGTTACCAGAGCGGGAATATGATTATATGGCGCTTAAACTCTTAAATGGAAATGTTAGTGTGACAGATTTTAAAGGGAAAGATATTTATTTAAAATCAACAAATGGAAATATGACTTTTAATAATGTTAAAGCGACCATGTTAGAATTAGACGGAGTTAACGGTCAAATTACAATTACTGACAGTCAATTAGTAGATTTGATTGCGAAATTGGTAAATGGTGAAATGACAATTTCAAGCCAAATTACAAGTTCCGCTTTGTCACTTGTAAATGGTCCGATTCGTCTTACTTATAAAACTGGAACAATTAAACGTATTGAAGCGTCTTCGGTAAATGGTGCCATTAAACTGGCCCTACCTGCCGATAAGAGTGTTGAATTAGAGGCACATAGCTCATTTGGATCTATTAAGAATCGCATGCAAGAAGTGGAAGTCTTAAAAGAAACAACTGAAAAAACAAGTAAAGTATTACAGTTCAGAAGACTAGTCGATAACGAGCCGGTTATGGTAGAATTAAAAACAACAAATGGCAGTATCTTATTAAAAGATACTGATATCTAA